Proteins from one uncultured Fibrobacter sp. genomic window:
- a CDS encoding fibrobacter succinogenes major paralogous domain-containing protein → MKKSFSVTALFCSALIFNACGGDSSSEPLREESSVPEDGSSVESIYDLGKCTSDREGDVIFVEDDEAYYKCKDKDWKETETPKSSSSKKGSSASKNSSSSSKDGSSSGSKGSSSASKDKSSNSKDGSSASNKDGSSASKDGSSSSKGDSSSSNGSSSTENKSSSSAKPISSSIPESSSSVHGAGDEVKNVAISKKTFTGVAEKGPFVSGSTIKLMELDEVLDPTGTSFEWEVTTDLGAFTSVKVTLESQYALMQANGYYYNENAAAKTSGQLTIKSLVDLKDRDAANVNILGHLAHKRAIYLFAQSGKYKNVPAAKSAAEREVLAAFGWPTNNHAFEDLSIYGTFEDDAKLLAASILLQGSLTDADIASRVATISTDLEEDGLWNGDSTTKVAIADWAMDTKRNYSAIRAKLGSMNKTVPYFEKYINMYASQIYGLGVCTADLDAEMKGVANIYSVNDNKTYICDADHWRLPSTMEVKVGTACTEGKKGAMVLYPTTSSLIEEYVCDGGEGNWRVADVYDYDKSEFFSQAASVQYGSLKDTRDGKTYKTVVIGLQTWMAENLNYYDELNENLVENSWCYKNKKENCEVGGRLYSWTAAMNIDSKYLKSSAATIVESPHRGICPEKWHVPDTTEWRQLKTYVAKMEGVTSTTTTNDRTGVLKARMGWKSYSTSTAPTSSDKYGFSAIPTGAYYGNHANPSAEYSRLLFDDVGYFANFWSSVESATATGAIYWFLDYRYGYLSYYTGSYNQKDKGFSLRCVKDKE, encoded by the coding sequence GTGAAAAAGAGTTTTTCGGTTACGGCGTTGTTCTGCTCCGCGTTGATTTTTAACGCTTGTGGAGGCGACTCATCATCTGAACCCCTGCGTGAGGAATCTTCGGTTCCGGAAGACGGCTCCAGCGTAGAATCGATATACGACTTGGGCAAATGCACCTCGGACAGGGAAGGCGATGTCATTTTCGTCGAAGATGACGAGGCGTATTACAAGTGCAAAGACAAAGATTGGAAGGAAACCGAGACTCCGAAATCATCCTCTTCAAAGAAAGGTTCCTCCGCTTCCAAAAACAGTTCGTCTTCTTCCAAGGACGGTTCTTCGTCGGGTTCAAAGGGCAGCTCTTCCGCTTCCAAGGACAAATCTTCCAATTCCAAGGATGGTTCCTCGGCGTCGAATAAGGATGGTTCCTCGGCATCAAAGGACGGTTCGTCTTCTTCTAAGGGGGATTCCTCTTCATCGAACGGATCTTCCTCTACCGAAAATAAGTCCAGCAGTTCTGCAAAGCCGATTTCGAGCAGTATTCCCGAATCAAGTTCCAGCGTGCATGGTGCTGGCGACGAGGTGAAAAATGTCGCCATCTCGAAGAAGACCTTTACCGGTGTTGCCGAGAAGGGCCCCTTTGTGAGTGGCTCAACAATCAAGTTGATGGAACTGGATGAAGTCCTTGACCCGACAGGGACCTCGTTTGAATGGGAAGTGACTACCGATTTGGGCGCGTTCACGTCGGTCAAGGTGACGCTGGAAAGCCAGTATGCCTTGATGCAGGCGAACGGCTACTATTACAACGAGAATGCCGCGGCAAAGACCTCGGGACAATTGACGATAAAGTCGCTTGTCGATTTGAAGGATAGGGACGCCGCCAACGTGAATATTCTGGGGCACCTCGCTCACAAGCGTGCTATCTACTTGTTTGCGCAGAGCGGGAAATACAAGAACGTTCCTGCGGCAAAGTCTGCGGCAGAACGTGAAGTGCTTGCGGCGTTCGGCTGGCCGACGAACAACCACGCTTTTGAAGACCTGTCCATTTATGGAACCTTCGAAGACGATGCAAAACTGCTTGCCGCGTCGATCCTTTTGCAGGGAAGCCTGACCGACGCCGATATCGCAAGCCGAGTGGCTACGATTTCTACGGATTTGGAAGAGGACGGCTTGTGGAACGGAGATTCCACTACGAAGGTCGCTATTGCGGACTGGGCGATGGATACCAAGAGGAATTATTCCGCGATTCGTGCAAAGCTTGGCTCCATGAACAAGACCGTGCCTTATTTTGAAAAGTACATCAATATGTATGCGTCCCAAATTTATGGGCTGGGCGTATGTACTGCAGACCTCGATGCCGAAATGAAAGGTGTGGCCAATATCTATAGTGTAAACGACAACAAGACATATATCTGCGATGCCGACCATTGGCGTTTGCCCTCGACTATGGAAGTCAAGGTGGGGACGGCCTGTACGGAAGGCAAGAAAGGTGCCATGGTCCTTTATCCGACCACCTCCTCATTGATCGAAGAGTACGTGTGCGATGGCGGTGAAGGCAACTGGCGCGTCGCTGATGTTTACGACTACGACAAGAGCGAATTCTTTAGCCAGGCGGCTTCGGTGCAGTACGGCTCGCTTAAAGATACTCGCGACGGAAAAACATACAAGACGGTTGTAATCGGGCTACAGACCTGGATGGCCGAGAACCTGAACTACTACGATGAATTGAATGAAAACCTTGTGGAGAATAGCTGGTGTTATAAGAACAAGAAGGAAAATTGCGAAGTGGGTGGAAGGCTCTATAGTTGGACTGCCGCGATGAATATTGACTCCAAGTACCTCAAGTCGTCGGCGGCGACCATCGTGGAATCTCCGCATCGCGGCATCTGTCCGGAAAAATGGCATGTCCCCGATACGACAGAATGGCGTCAACTCAAGACTTATGTCGCGAAGATGGAAGGGGTAACCTCCACTACGACGACGAACGACCGTACGGGTGTGTTGAAGGCACGTATGGGATGGAAGAGCTATTCCACTAGTACAGCGCCCACTTCGTCCGATAAGTACGGATTCTCTGCAATCCCGACGGGTGCCTATTACGGGAATCATGCGAACCCGAGTGCGGAGTACAGCCGACTCCTCTTTGACGACGTGGGCTACTT